The sequence GTGCAGACCTCAGCGCTGCCTATATTCGGGATTTTTTTACCCAGCCGATTGATCGCAACGATAGCGGGGCGGAAAAGTATGATTTGCGCGAACAGTTGTTTGGTCGCGCAGACCTGTTGCCCATGTGGGTCGCGGATCAAGACTTACCGACCCCGCCGTTTATTATTGCGGCATTGCAACGGCGCTTATTGCATCCGATTTTAGGCTATACCCATACCTCAGACCGTTTGTGTGCCAGCGTCGTCAAGTGGCAAGCTCAATATGGCTATGAGGTAGATCCCGCGTCCCTGGTGTTTACGCACAATGTGGCTAATGGCTTGTTTTTAGCCGTGCAGGCGCTCAGTCGTCCGGGTGAGGGGGTGGTGATTATGCCGCCGATTTACCCGCCGTTTGAACAGGCGATTAACCGTAATGATCGCCAGGTGGTAGCGGTGCCGTTGCTGTATCAGCCGGACGGTGATCAGTCATCCAATCCCCAAGCATCACAGGCATCGGACTATTGCTTTGATTTAGCAGGCCTGGCACAAGCCTTTGCTCGTGACGATGTTAGTTTGTGTTTGTTGTGTAATCCGCATAATCCAAGTGGTCGCGTCTGGTCGCGCGCAGAATTGGCGCAACTCGCCGAACTAGCCTTGGCGCATAATGTGATATTGGTGTCTGATGAAATTCATGGCGATTTAACCTTGCCGCCTAATCAGCATTGTCCGTTGGCCAGTTTAAGTCCGACGGTGGCGCAGCAAACGGTTACACTCAGCTCGCCCGGTAAAACTTTTAACTTAGCAGGCCTGCAAATAGGCTATGCGATCGCGGCTAATCCCGCGCATCGTAAAGCACTGCAAGCTGCCGCGGCAAGGGTGAAGATTGACGAGCTGAATCTGTTTGCGATGGTGGCGCTAGAGGCGGCCTATACGGACGATGGCAAGATTTGGCGGGATGCGCTATGCCAGCATATTCTCGCCAATATAGCGCGTTTACGTCAGGCTTTGGCTGAGCTGTGTCCCGCGGTGCGGGTCATCCAACCCCAGGCGTCTTATCTTGTTTGGTTAGATTTTAATCCGCTCATTCCTAATCAGTTTGCTGACCATGCGGCTTTGCAGGCCTGGTTAATCAATGACGCTAAATTGGGGTTAAATAACGGCTTGAGTTACGGTGAAGTCGGATGTGGTTTTATGCGCATTAATCTAGCCGTACCCCCATCAACGCTTGAACAGGCCTGTTCGCAGTTACGCCAGGCGTTTGGCATAACATTAATAAGGACCGATGATGACTAATATGACACGCTATCCAGAGCTAGCCGGAAAACGAGTATGGATCACTGGCTCGTCCAGCGGAATTGGCGCGGGTATGGCAAAAATCTTAGCGCAGCAAGGTTGTAAGTTGGTGTTGCATTATTGTCGGAACGAATCCGGTGTGCAACAAACCCTTAAAACGGTGGCTGAATTGGGTGCGGAAGTTGAAGTGGTTTGGGGCGATTTTAGTGATTACGTCAGTTTGCCTGAGATCTTTGAGCAGGCCTGGTCAGCGTTTGATGGCTTGGATGCACTAATCAATAACGCTGGCATTGTGACTAAATCAACCGCATTAAAAGATGAAACCGGCGAGGCCTTTAACCGAACAATTGCAGTTAATTTACAAGCACCTTATCGGTTAAGTACCGCTTTTGCTAAAGCCTGTATCCAGGCCAAGCAACCGGGCGTGATTATTAATAATTCCAGTATTCACGGTCAACAAACCTGCGAGTGGTTCAGTGCCTATGCGGCGTCTAAAGCCGGTTTAGATGCGATGATGAAAGTCATGGCGGTGGAATGGGGGCCGAAAGGCATTCGGGTCAATAGTTTAGCGCCAGGCGTTGTACCCGTTGAGCGCACGGCGAAGATTTTGGCGGAACCTAAAATGGCGGCAACCTGGACGAAAGCGATGCCTTTGCAGCGCTATGGTCATGTCGATGATATGGGTTGGGCAACGGCGTTTTTAATCAGTGATTCTGCAGCCTGGATGACCGGTTCAGTGTTGACGGTAGATGGCGGTTTAATTGCCAGAGGTGGTTACCCAGCTCGTGAATGAGCTGGGTAATAGAGTGAATGTCACGCCTTAATTAGTTGAGGCGTTTAGTGCCAATGCGGTGGGTTTTGAAAAAGCTGACCGACTGGGATAATTGCTGTGCCTGATCTTTCATGCTTTCGGCCGCTGCGGCTGTCTCTTCAACAAGTGCGGCATTTTGCTGGGTAACATTATCAATCAGACCTATAGCTTGATTAATTTCCGACACGCCTTGTGCTTGTTCCATTGATGCGTTAGCGATGTCACTTAACATATCGGTGACATGGTTAATGGTTTCATGCATTTTGGAGATAATCTCGGCCGATTCTGTGGCGTGTTCGGTACCTTGATTAATGCGGTTGACGCTGTTGGTTACTAGTCCGGTAATTTCTTTAGCAGCTTCAGCTGATTTTTGTGCTAACGCACGCACTTCGCTGGCTACGACCGCAAAGCCACGACCATGCTCCCCGGCACGAGCCGCTTCAACAGCTGCATTCAGTGCCAACAGGTTAGTTTGGAAGGCAATGCTTTCAATCAGGCTAACAATGTCATGAATTTGATTACTAGATTGCTGAATCATCGCCATCGAATCAATAGTTTGTTTCATCACATTACTAGCTTGTAATGACTGAGTTTCAAGCTGATGCTGGAGGTGGTCAGCAGTTTTGCTGTGTTCGGCATTGTTCTTAATGGTTGCATCTATTTCTGTCATCGCCGCCGAAGTTTGTTCAACCGATGCAGCTTGCTGCTGGACACTGTCGCTTAGACTAATTGAACCGTGCGATACTTCTTCTGCCGCACTGGCAACGGCTTTAGAGCTGACCAGCACTTCGTTGATGACTTCGGTCATCTGAGCAAGACTCTGGTTAATCGCTTCTTTAAGGGTAGCTAGATCACCCTGGCACTCTTGAGTAACAGATTGCGTGAGATCTCCTTGACTCTGTGCTTGCATAACGCGGCTAATATCCTTGATGACCTCGTTTAGGCTAGCTAAGGATAGATTAATGTCATCTTTGAGTTCTTTTAGTTGACCTTGCAGTTCGCGGTTGATACTGAGATTGAATTGGCCTGCCGCCATTTTTTTGACTACATCACCAATGTCTGTCATGGTCAGGTTGAGCTGCGACATGGCGTTTTCAGTATCAGCCAAAATAGTCGCGAAGGCACCTTGTGCTTGCACCTTGGTCCTAAAGTTGAATTGACCTTGGTTAAGTTGTTCAAGTGCGCGAGCAATTTCTTCAATAATGTTTTGCATGTTGTTGGCGCTGGCATTGACACCCGTCTTGAGTTCAAGCAAATTGCCAACATAATGACCTTCAATACGCGTTGTCAGATCTCCTTTTGCAATCGCTGCAATAGCTGTATTGGCTTGAGTAATTGCATCACTGACTTTGACTAGGTGGTGATTAATGGCTTGAGCTGTTTGCCCGACTTCATCGTCAGACTTAACCGCAACTCGAATCGAGAAGTCCCCGGTTTCATCAATTTTATGCATGGTGGTGGTTAAGTCCTCAAGAGGACGAATCACCAGACGTAGAATAAGGCCGAATAAAATACCCGCTAGGATAAGAATACCCAAGATAACACCGATAATCGTAACGGTAACCTGCTGGTAGGCAGCGCTTAATATATGAGTAAATACTTGTTCGTCTTGAATGAAGAGTTGGCGCCCCATGACTTGTCCCGCTTCATCGTAAGCAGGTAGGTCAACTATCAGATAGCCTTGGTTTAGATAAACATTTGTTTTGTCACCATGCGTCGCTTGAAACAAGCTCTGGGTAAGTTGAATAGTTTCGGGGGTGAACCAGTTATTGTTGGCGACAACATAACGCGGGTTGATGTTAATGAGTCTATCTATGGCTTGGGTATGGCCATGACGCGCCCTAACATATTCACTGTCAACGAGCATAATCCAGTTGCCACCTACAATACGATCAAAATCGCGAGATATAGACCCGACACCTTGTAGCATAGAAACTAGGCCCATTAGCTGTTGTTGCGAGTTGAGTACCGGTGTGACTGCAGTGATGGTGACGCCACGATCAGTAAAACCTAATGCGCCCTGGGCGGTTTTGGTATTAATGACCTCTGTAATTAACGCGTTGGGTGGCGTGGCAGCAGGTTGTTGATCCAGTGCCCATGAACGCAGTAAAGATTGGCCATTGGCATCATAAATTTCGCTAAAAATACCGCGGAAATTGGTCACACTGGCATAGTGTTGTTGTTGGTTAGCCAGCACTTGGCGTAATGGGAGTTGGCGATTGTTTGCTAGCGCATCAATTAAGATGGGTTGTTGCGACAGCATGGTGGCACCGATAATGCCAGACTGAACCTTTAGCTCAATTTGGCTGTCCATAAATACTTGCATATCGTTAGTCAGTTGTTGTTTGACTTGTTGTGGCAAGGGTTTGATTTGAGTGAGGTACATTACGCTAGTGACAACAGCAACCACCAGGGTGGTGACGAGCAAGCTAGCGAAAATGATCTTATGTTTAAGCGATTTAATTTTCATAGGTCTCTCGCAGAGGCATTAGTAGTTTTAATAACAGTATATGATATTTTTTGCGAGTTAAACATAGTTTCTATAACAGAAATAAACAAGCCCAGTTTAGAACCGGGCCTTAGGCATTTTAGTTGTTAGGTCAGTTTAGTTTAACTGACCTAAAATTTTGCTTTGCACTTGATCAATCGGCTGCGTGCCATCGACTTTGATATAGCGTAATGCGTCATTTTTAGCCGCTGCCGCCTGATAATAATCAACCAACGGTGCAGTTTGCTGGTGATAGACTTTTAAACGATCAAGGACCACCTCTGGTTTGTCATCGTCACGCTGGATAAGCGGTTCACCGGTTTGATCATCACAATCGGCCACTTTCGGCGGATTATAGACGATGTGGTAAGTGCGACCTGATGGGGCATGGCAACGACGGCCTGACATACGCTCGACAATGACTTCATCAGCGACATCAATTTCAACAACGGCATCAATGGCCACACCTGCATCAGCTAAGGCATCCGCTTGTGGTACGGTACGTGGAAAGCCATCTAACAAAAAGCCATTGGCACAATCGCTTTGAGTAATGCGTTCTTTAACTAGGCCAATAATAATCTCGTCAGTGACCAGCTTACCTTCATCCATAAAGGATTTTGCCAGTTTGCCAAGCTCGGTGCCTTGCGCAATGGCGGCGCGTAACATGTCGCCGGTTGAAATCTGTGGAATGCTAAAGTGCTGGGTTAAAAACTGGGCTTGGGTGCCTTTGCCTGCACCGGGTGCGCCTAATAAGATTAACTTCATGGTTCAGTCCTAATTAGTTATTGAAATAATTCACGGGTTAAGTCCCTTAAATTGTTGGGACGAATGACCGGGATCTCCGGTGCTTGGTCTGGATAAAACAGCTCAAAGTATGCGCCTGGGGTGTCGGCGGGTACCGCTTGACCGGTGCTACGATCAATTGGAACATATACTAAGCCTTCAGGTTGTAAAAACGGAATATTGGGTGAGTCGGCTACGGCATGACGCATATAGTCAATCCAAATAGGTAAGGCAGCGCGACCAGCGGTTTCGCGTCGCCCTAGACCAGAGGGTTGGTCATTGCCCACCCAGACACTGGTGACCACATCCGGGTTATAGCCCACAAACCAGGCATCAAATTGCTGATTGGTGGTACCGGTTTTACCGGCTAAATCTTGGCGATTTAAGCTGGCCGCTTGGCGTCCCGTACCTTGTTTAATCACATCTTGCAAAATTGAGGTAATCATATAAGCATTTTGTTTGGTAATGGCACGCGGAGCAATTCCAGGGTCGCGTTCATCGCACTGGATGCCACAGGCTTGTAGCGGGTTGGCTTGATAAATCACTTGGCCGTTAAAGTCACGCACTTCGCGCACAAAATAGGGTTCGACTAGAAAACCACCGTTGGCAAATACGCCATAAGCACGCGCCGCTTCTAGCGGCGTGAATTGGGCTGAACCCAGTGCCAGCGATAGGTTGCGATGACGATTGAGTTCGGCTAAATCAAAGCCAAAGCGCTGTGAGTGGTTGATAATCGGTGCAACGCCTACTTCTTGTAACAGTCGAATAGGGACGAGGTTGCGTGAATGAATCAAGGCTTCACGTACTCGCGTGGGGCCATAAAAGCGCCCGGTATAGTTTTCTGGACGCCAGATATCTTCGAGGGCGGCATCGTGGAAGACCACTGGCGCATCATTAATGACGGTCGCAGCGGTAATGCCAAGTTCAAACGCGCCTGAATAGAGGAAAGGTTTATAGGCTGAACCCAGTTGGCGTTTCGCCTGAGTAACACGATTAAAACGGCTTTTGAAAAAATCAAACCCACCGACCAGGGCAATTATTTCACCATTGCGGGGGTTAAGCGCCACCAGGGCGGCTTCTGCACGTGGGTTTTGCGCTAATAGCCAGTTGCCCTGCTCATTTGGGTGGGGAATGACATAGACCAGATCACCCGCCTGGATAATTTGATCGAGCTGCGTGGGAGCGGGACCAAGACGATCGAGCCCACGATGTGGCCGCGCCCAGTCAGCTTGAGCAAAGGTCAGTGTGATCTGGTCGCCATTACGTAATTGCAGTTGCGCTTGGTTATCGGTTAATGCCATCACCAGGGCTAAACGCAGCCCACCTGGCTGAGGATGTTCACGCATCAGCGTGTCTATCGCTGAGCTGTCGTCAAGTAAGGCCGGATCTAGTTGAGCGACATGGCCACGGTAACCATGACGACGATCGTATTCAAGCAGGCCTGAACGTAAAGCGGCATTGGCGCGGTCTTGATGATCACTGCGAATCGTGGTGGTAATGGTTAAACCCTGTTCTAAAGCGGTTTCGCCAAAACGCTCTAGGGCAAATTGGCGCGCCATTTCAGCAATATAGCCGGCTTCAGTTTCAATACGCACACCGGTTAGGGTCACTTCAATGGGTTGTGCCAGCGCGGTAGTAAATTGGTCTTGAGTGATGTAGCCGAGCTCATGCATACGGCGCAACACATAACTGCGGCGTAAAGTGGCGCGGGCCGGATTAGCGATCGGATTGAAGGCGGAGGGGGCTTTTGGCAGGCCTGCTATCATTGCAAATTCGTGAATATCAAGTTCATGAATCGGTTTGCCGTAGTAGGTTTGAGCCGCAGCAGCTACACCGTAAGAGCGATGACCCAAGAAAATCTGGTTCAGATAGAGCGCCATGATTTCTTGCTTGGTTAACGTCTGTTCAATTTTGAATGCCAGAATGATTTCATTGAACTTGCGTTTAAAAGAGCGGTCGCGGGTTAGAAAAAAGTTACGCGCAACCTGCATCGTAATAGTTGAACCGCCTGATTGAATGCTGCCGGTTGAAATAAGTTCATAGCTAGCGCGCGCAATCCCTTTTAAATCGATACCAAAGTGCTGATAAAACCGGTCATCTTCTGCTGAAATAATCGCCTGAATCATGCGAATAGGAATGTCTGGGTACTCAAGTGGAATCCGGCGCTTTTCACCAATTTCTGTGATGACCTTGCCATCGCTGGTTTCAATGCGTAACGGAACCTGATAGCTTACATTTTTGAGGCTGTTGGGGTCGGGCAGTTGATGATAAAGATAGGTAGCGTAAGCGGCAACAACTAGTGTGATGACGATGCCAAAATAAATTGGCCAAAGCAAGAGCCTGCGCAGCCATCGTTTGGGTGGCTGAGGCGATTTGGCCTGGTTTTGTTTTTTTGCGGTGGCGCTTGGTTTAGCAATTGGAGTTGGCATTACAACTTAACACTATCTTATAAAAAAAATTAATCTAGTCACCATTATAACCCCATCTTAACTAACAAAAAACGGGAGATCTTTAGAAAAGACCTCCCGTTTAGCAGTCATACCTTGGAATAGGTGATGATAGATTATGAACGCTTTTTATAGCGACCAGTCTTAATATCGCTGTACATCATAAATAAGTTGCCACCGACAATGAATGCAGCGGCGGCTAAAACGCCAAATACACCGATACCAATCAACAGCGATTGTGGCAATATGTTGAAATAAATACCCATGAAAATAGCAAAGGGCAATACAAACATCACAACAAAACCGATTAGGAAGTTGACAAGATTTTTAGCTGTAGAATCTCTCATTGGTGCCTCGAATGATAAAATAGAAATGGTAAAACAATAAGATGTCATAATTTTGATGCAATATACCGCCATTTTTTGAAAGTTACAAATAAAAGCATTTTATCGCCACGCCGAAAAAACCCACGGTTTTTGCTGAGCTGTTATTGACTTCGTTTATAATGTCGCCATTTTAATTAATGCAAAATTGACCTTGCTAAAGGATTGGCATGCGACCCAGTGGACGAGACGCTCATGTTATGCGTAACATTTCATTTACCCCGGATTTTACCTGCCATGCTGAAGGTTCGGTATTAGTAGCCTGTGGTAATACACAGGTGCTGTGTAATGTCAGTGTTGAAAATTCAGTACCGCCTTTTTTGAAAGGTCAAGGTCAGGGTTGGATCACCGCGGAATACGGCATGTTGCCGCGTTCAACCCATACTCGCATGCGTCGAGAAGTGACCGCTGGTAAAGCGTCAGGGCGTACGCAAGAGATCCAACGCTTGATTGGACGCAGTTTGCGTGCCAGTGTTGATTTGACCGCCTTAGGTGAGCGCACGCTGATGATTGATTGTGATGTGTTGCAAGCCGATGGTGGTACGCGAA comes from Thiomicrospira aerophila AL3 and encodes:
- a CDS encoding SDR family NAD(P)-dependent oxidoreductase — its product is MTNMTRYPELAGKRVWITGSSSGIGAGMAKILAQQGCKLVLHYCRNESGVQQTLKTVAELGAEVEVVWGDFSDYVSLPEIFEQAWSAFDGLDALINNAGIVTKSTALKDETGEAFNRTIAVNLQAPYRLSTAFAKACIQAKQPGVIINNSSIHGQQTCEWFSAYAASKAGLDAMMKVMAVEWGPKGIRVNSLAPGVVPVERTAKILAEPKMAATWTKAMPLQRYGHVDDMGWATAFLISDSAAWMTGSVLTVDGGLIARGGYPARE
- a CDS encoding PatB family C-S lyase; its protein translation is MEEESLKTDISADLSAAYIRDFFTQPIDRNDSGAEKYDLREQLFGRADLLPMWVADQDLPTPPFIIAALQRRLLHPILGYTHTSDRLCASVVKWQAQYGYEVDPASLVFTHNVANGLFLAVQALSRPGEGVVIMPPIYPPFEQAINRNDRQVVAVPLLYQPDGDQSSNPQASQASDYCFDLAGLAQAFARDDVSLCLLCNPHNPSGRVWSRAELAQLAELALAHNVILVSDEIHGDLTLPPNQHCPLASLSPTVAQQTVTLSSPGKTFNLAGLQIGYAIAANPAHRKALQAAAARVKIDELNLFAMVALEAAYTDDGKIWRDALCQHILANIARLRQALAELCPAVRVIQPQASYLVWLDFNPLIPNQFADHAALQAWLINDAKLGLNNGLSYGEVGCGFMRINLAVPPSTLEQACSQLRQAFGITLIRTDDD
- a CDS encoding penicillin-binding protein 1A, producing the protein MPTPIAKPSATAKKQNQAKSPQPPKRWLRRLLLWPIYFGIVITLVVAAYATYLYHQLPDPNSLKNVSYQVPLRIETSDGKVITEIGEKRRIPLEYPDIPIRMIQAIISAEDDRFYQHFGIDLKGIARASYELISTGSIQSGGSTITMQVARNFFLTRDRSFKRKFNEIILAFKIEQTLTKQEIMALYLNQIFLGHRSYGVAAAAQTYYGKPIHELDIHEFAMIAGLPKAPSAFNPIANPARATLRRSYVLRRMHELGYITQDQFTTALAQPIEVTLTGVRIETEAGYIAEMARQFALERFGETALEQGLTITTTIRSDHQDRANAALRSGLLEYDRRHGYRGHVAQLDPALLDDSSAIDTLMREHPQPGGLRLALVMALTDNQAQLQLRNGDQITLTFAQADWARPHRGLDRLGPAPTQLDQIIQAGDLVYVIPHPNEQGNWLLAQNPRAEAALVALNPRNGEIIALVGGFDFFKSRFNRVTQAKRQLGSAYKPFLYSGAFELGITAATVINDAPVVFHDAALEDIWRPENYTGRFYGPTRVREALIHSRNLVPIRLLQEVGVAPIINHSQRFGFDLAELNRHRNLSLALGSAQFTPLEAARAYGVFANGGFLVEPYFVREVRDFNGQVIYQANPLQACGIQCDERDPGIAPRAITKQNAYMITSILQDVIKQGTGRQAASLNRQDLAGKTGTTNQQFDAWFVGYNPDVVTSVWVGNDQPSGLGRRETAGRAALPIWIDYMRHAVADSPNIPFLQPEGLVYVPIDRSTGQAVPADTPGAYFELFYPDQAPEIPVIRPNNLRDLTRELFQ
- the adk gene encoding adenylate kinase encodes the protein MKLILLGAPGAGKGTQAQFLTQHFSIPQISTGDMLRAAIAQGTELGKLAKSFMDEGKLVTDEIIIGLVKERITQSDCANGFLLDGFPRTVPQADALADAGVAIDAVVEIDVADEVIVERMSGRRCHAPSGRTYHIVYNPPKVADCDDQTGEPLIQRDDDKPEVVLDRLKVYHQQTAPLVDYYQAAAAKNDALRYIKVDGTQPIDQVQSKILGQLN
- a CDS encoding methyl-accepting chemotaxis protein, whose amino-acid sequence is MKIKSLKHKIIFASLLVTTLVVAVVTSVMYLTQIKPLPQQVKQQLTNDMQVFMDSQIELKVQSGIIGATMLSQQPILIDALANNRQLPLRQVLANQQQHYASVTNFRGIFSEIYDANGQSLLRSWALDQQPAATPPNALITEVINTKTAQGALGFTDRGVTITAVTPVLNSQQQLMGLVSMLQGVGSISRDFDRIVGGNWIMLVDSEYVRARHGHTQAIDRLININPRYVVANNNWFTPETIQLTQSLFQATHGDKTNVYLNQGYLIVDLPAYDEAGQVMGRQLFIQDEQVFTHILSAAYQQVTVTIIGVILGILILAGILFGLILRLVIRPLEDLTTTMHKIDETGDFSIRVAVKSDDEVGQTAQAINHHLVKVSDAITQANTAIAAIAKGDLTTRIEGHYVGNLLELKTGVNASANNMQNIIEEIARALEQLNQGQFNFRTKVQAQGAFATILADTENAMSQLNLTMTDIGDVVKKMAAGQFNLSINRELQGQLKELKDDINLSLASLNEVIKDISRVMQAQSQGDLTQSVTQECQGDLATLKEAINQSLAQMTEVINEVLVSSKAVASAAEEVSHGSISLSDSVQQQAASVEQTSAAMTEIDATIKNNAEHSKTADHLQHQLETQSLQASNVMKQTIDSMAMIQQSSNQIHDIVSLIESIAFQTNLLALNAAVEAARAGEHGRGFAVVASEVRALAQKSAEAAKEITGLVTNSVNRINQGTEHATESAEIISKMHETINHVTDMLSDIANASMEQAQGVSEINQAIGLIDNVTQQNAALVEETAAAAESMKDQAQQLSQSVSFFKTHRIGTKRLN
- the rph gene encoding ribonuclease PH, producing the protein MRPSGRDAHVMRNISFTPDFTCHAEGSVLVACGNTQVLCNVSVENSVPPFLKGQGQGWITAEYGMLPRSTHTRMRREVTAGKASGRTQEIQRLIGRSLRASVDLTALGERTLMIDCDVLQADGGTRTAAINGAYVALVMALTRLQVRGELTTNPIRHAIGAISVGVVQGEAVVDLDYAEDSQADTDMNLVMTASGECIEVQGTAEQQPFNLQQLNAMLTLGQQAIAQIATAQQTAINQWRQQAGL